Genomic DNA from Solanum dulcamara chromosome 4, daSolDulc1.2, whole genome shotgun sequence:
tatatatatatatatatatatatatatatatatatattaaaaggtGATACTGCTTGTGAAAAATCCTGCGTATGCCACTAAGTACAAGGGCAAATATGACtttcttgtatttttatatttaaaaataacttaactttaaatttcttattttatcttCAATGAGATATATGTCTTGTTCCATAGAATGTTTTATCAAACTTTTGGGAGGtcaaaagtatttattttgtaaacaaataatttgtttgatcaaaCTTTTGAGAAAAAGGGGAATAGCAAAACCCATTTTTCAGaaactaagaaaatatttttctccaaaatacttttttcttcaaaacaCTTTTGAAAAAATACACTTTGAGAACCTTTTAAAAGTTTGGCCAAACACTAAttgttgtttaattttttttttgaaatttattaacCAAGCAATCAAACACAAACTActtttcaccaaaaatattttttctaaaaacacTTTCAAAAGTAACACTTGACAAAATAagctaattttaaaaatttgaccaatataaaatcataaatttcaaaaactcaTTCTTTCAATCttaatttcatacataaaataACATCACATAAAATGAGATATATAGAAAGGAGCATTACTGTTTAAATTATGTCCATTATATTAAAGACTAAATCCAGAAAGTAAAGCATTAGTTTAACTTATTACATACTGAGTAACAGACTTGTATCAAAGGGAAACATATttaataacaacaccataatcCTTTAGCAATccttaatataataaaaactaGAGATGTTCACCATGAAACACTTGAGATCCTTCTAAGTGTTTTCACTTTATTAGCCATCCATTGAGATTTTGTTGGTTCTTTCACCATGTAACACTTGAGATCCTTCTAAGTTTCTTCAGTTTGTTAGTCACACATTGAGCTTttgttgtttctttctttttctcctcctacatcatagacatatagctataaataaataatactctaaaaaaattgtattttatgttatttttctaAAGTTGAGGGTAGGGGACAGGAGAATGGGGAGGGGATTATAATATGGGGAATCAAACTTCACCAATAAGGTGACGATTTAATTTAGGTAGTCAATCAACTGAGATACTAGATTCTCAATAGATTAAAATGATATAAAACTAATCTTAAACATATTTATCTtccataaatatacatatatactaattttataTAGGAAATAGTCATACCTCTTCTTGTCTTGTGGTTGCAATTTGAGTCTTGGTCatgttaagaaaataaaaaagattaagTGTTTAATTAAAGGTGTTAGTAATAATTAAAGGTGTGTTTATGTTTTCGTTTACCACAATTAATGTGAGCATCTCATTATCATCTCTCAGTCGATCGACCTGTGCCTCCAATTCTGCTGTATATGCCTGCATCATTAGCAAAGATAATTACTCTATTCAAGTAACTAGATACGTTTGAGTTTAAGAAAGGAAACAAAAAATTCCCTaactttctctctctttatatGCGCGATGTGATGAGAATGTCCCACATCAGATCATAACAAGATTCCAATCGCACTCTTTATCAACAATCATTATGTCTTTGACCTAACTTTTGAGGTATGCGTTGAGCCCAATATCCATTTAACATAATATCATAGTCAGGCTCATGGATCCGATATGGAGCCTTCAGGTCATGCGGGATTGTAAATATACTCCCAGTTCATGATTACGCACGCTCCAGTTTGGGCattggagggggggggggggggatgatGAGAATGTTCTTAACTTATTTGACCTAAGTAGGAATGACCAAGGCCAATCATAACACTAACGATGCTTCTCTTTTGATACCTCTTTTGCTTCCTCTCTTTGGAGATTTGGCTGAGAGAAAATGAACTTGATCGATCTTAATTCAtttacatttaatttttttttataaattttattgttAACCACATGATTGTTGTCGTAAACAATTTCTTGTTACCTTTTGGATGATTTTATGGTTACACTTGGTGTTATACTATGTTTCACAAATCCAatgtttttactttattttttctcaatttcaTGTTCTAGTCAACACTAATTCGAACTAGTCTTAAATCTATTCAAACTGACTTAGATCTTTATCATCGTCATGCACACAGTTAGGAATTATTTATTGAATCTTTTTTCGATTCTCATGAACAACATGGAAAAGCAGAGTGAAAACATCGTCAAATTGGAGAAATCTTATCCGTCCTTATAATCAACACAAGATGGATTTCCAAAGTCACCCTTGTGTATTCCTTAGTTACAGTTCCTCACACCATGACCATCGGTGTCTCAACAAATCCTATGAAAAAAATTGTCCTCCCTTGTCATCTAACTAATGCTAGGTCTCGACTCCTTCATCTGGTTGCTTGCTCACTTTCACAAATTCTACCATAAATACATCCCCTTCtgatactaattttttttagaatctTCACCTAAGAAAACCCCCATCCTATAAGATTTTTCTATCATCTATCTCGCCTTTTCCTTATTCACTCATCGAAACAACCTATTTTACAGAAGCATCTAAATATCGTGAATGGTGTGATGGCATGTCCACTGAAATGATGATCCTACTTACGAACAAGAGCTAGTCGATAGTCCCCTCTTAATCCTTCATGAACATCCTCAACTACAGATGATTTTTtcggataaaaaaaaattcagtcTTGGCCATTGAACGCTGCAAAACTCACCTAGTTGCTATATGCATACACTATTAGTCTAGGACTTCAATGTATATTAGTAATAAATATACTCATTGTAGTGTAAAATTCAAGAGTTTAGTcgataatttgggaatttatTACTTTAGGTCGTTACTATCACAACACAACACAGGCATTAGATAACTCTTAATAAATTTCGTAACATTTAATTTgtagatgaaaaaaaaaaggtatacTGACCTGCTTTCTAGCCCTAGATCGTTGAGCAGACTCTCTATTCTTAATCATTCGACGTTGTCTCTTTTCAACTAGTATTCTTTCTTCAAATGTAGCTGTCCTTCTTCTCCCATTACCTGCTATTGCTGCTTCACTACCAGCACTGTTGAgattttcaccattttctctTGCGGGAGCAATTTGATCATTTCCATTGAAATCACTAGCAGCTTGTTCAAAGATCAGTTGATCACCACCATAACTAAAATTTAGTCCTGCTTCCATGAAAAAAAATGCATTATTTCTGTTTCATTTTATTCGAGCAGTGGAAACAGTCTGTTGCAGAAATGACGGGTAAAACTGCATACAATAGACATTTGGTCCAGCTCTTCCCTAGATCTTGTGCATAGTGAGAGCTTAATTAGTGCAAAGAATATAAAATGTGTTTATACTAATATCGCATTAGTTAAGAAAAATCATTACATGTGATGGTCTAAATTAAGTAAGAGTTagtaaactaaaaattaaaatgaataacaTGATGCAATATGTTAAAGCACACTAATAGTATAGAGTTTGCTATACTTTTATTAAATAAGAGTAATTCAGTAAATTATACcttctatatattattttcttaatgaatATGAAAATAGCTAAAATCACTGTTAAAATGGGATGAAAAGAGCATATGTGAATACAaacattagttttttttttcatattagaaataattaaaaattacataaaaagtaTAGTACTATAAATATAAGTTACCTTCATCTAGATTTGAATTGGACCCAACTTCATTTCCTTCCATGCCCAAAATACTGTTGAGCAGGTCCTCCATCTTCTTGTCATTAGATTTATCTTGAGTTGGTGAAATTGGAGTGTTTTTTTGCCTGCTTGATGAAGCAATTGAAGGTCCTGCTTGCAATTTTGGTGGTTCTACCTTAAAGGAACCAACACTTTCGTCCTCAGACACGTCCATTACCTTAGTAACAACTCTCTGCAAATTAAGTAAAAGGGGTTTGTCTTTAATACTATAGAATAATTATAAGACCAATAATATTGTTGTGTGAAAGTGAATGTTGGGTCGTTAAAGTTCAATACATTCACAAGATTGAGATGAATATTTCAGAAATGTGATGCTGATAGATGTATGGTCATACAAGTGCGAGAAGGTTCAAGTAGCATAATTCAAAGATATAAAATGCAAGAAACTGGTTGTTTGAGATAATTTGGAATGCATAGGTAGTGTGTCAACCAGAAACCATAATAAGTGAATGTATTAATTAAGAAGAAGAGGTAGATTTAAAATTACATGAAATTATGTTGTCTTGAAAGCCCTACCTACAATTTCTACGAATTCATGCAAACTTAGCAAAATATATGGTACACTGAAATAAAGTGATTTAGATACTGGTTGAGATTATGTTTAGACATTACAACTTTTATATATTGTAGATCCTATGTGTTGAGCTGAgctgaaattaattttaatgatTGTCAAATAATTATAGGTGAACAAGGTCCTTAACATGTCTTAATAAAGAACCTGTAGTGTTTATGATTGACAAACAACTAAAGAAGAATTAGGTCCTTAGAAAGTTTCTTGGAGGAACATAGTTGCAGAAGTTATTCGTACATAGTGAAAGAACCAGATGAATTGTTGATCAGAAGCTGCAAAGAAGATTCTAAGTGCAAGAATGATTCCTGAGAAACTAGGTTTATGAGATAAACACATGGTGTAGTCTTGAAAGGGGTTATTGCAATTGGATAAATGATGAAAGGTACTAAAGTTAGTCTCTTTAGTTATAGAATTGTAACCTTAAAATCACTCTGAGTGTAGTGAAGTTTGGAGGTAGATCGTGACTTTTACTCCCTTGACCAAGGGGTTTTTCACGATAAAATTCcttatgtttttatattatgcaATTTACTTCATGTTTAGTATTTGAAGAActcagttcttcaacatagtaagTGGTAGCTAAAACAACAATATGTATCATATCAGTCTCTTTCCAGTAAGGTTAACACCTTGAAAAGATATGCATAAGATTATAATAGTAAAAAGCTCTTTCAATTAGTAATTTTTAAGAAACGTGTAAAAGATAAATCTGATAATTAAATGAACCAAAGGAAATTATTGAGATAAATTGATCAGAATTCAATttaatacatacataatatCACCGTACCACAATTACTTTATGAAAAGGGGTGAATTTAGTGTGGGTAATAAGTAGGggtgtacagggcaaaccgataaaccgcaccaaatcgataaaccgaatcaaaccggaaaaaaaatccgaccattatagggttggtttggttttaactaaaaaaagtcaaaccaaacccaaaccgacccgattatagatatactacttttaaattatgttatacataaaaatatttattaaaatgtaatttataaatatttttaaaaaaaatttcataatttttgttttctttcttacatttagatttggacttgagaagcccatctaaataatatacaaaaaagctcatcttataaagttctattataaagttaaaacttcaaacaatgttctgcctccatcttatacaacaacaacaatgacccagtaaaattccacaacgtggggtctggggtctgcctccatcttatatgttgatattttgtactagaactctttttaagaagcactgctctgtgctttttattagatactatgaaaaacccgagaaacccgaaaaaacccaaaaaacccgagaaaaattgatatcgaaaaacccgatttttattgatttggtttggtttatagatttaataacccgatacaaatggtttgatttggtttgtaaaaaatccgaatcaacctggtccatgtacacccctagtaaTAAGTATGTAGTCACAAAAGCCaaaattggagaagagaaaacAACAAAGTGAAGAggaaattatattgtatatacaacaataaaaaatcaaaatctatTTCTCGATGGAGTTAGGGTATCGAAAGAGATTCATTCGATTTGAACTCTCTTCACCGAAAAAGTATATTGTATTTATGAGgacaatatttttatgtatatataataaatgttGAATTCTTTTTAGTTTAGAATTTAATttaatacatacataatatatgtgcaccataattattttatgacaAGGGGTGAATATAAATTTGTTGTCGCAAAATCCAAAATTGAAGAAGCAAAATAACAAAGAGAAGAGGAAAGTGGCCATGCTCGGATAGGGGCAAGCAGGGGTGCCAATTAGGCGGGTTAGGGTAAATTTGGGCGGATCATAATGGGTCAAGATAATATATAGGTTAAAATCTAACTCAATTCAAATTTGCTTAGATCAAAACGTGTTTGTTCAAAATGGGCCATAAATTGGGTCTAGACCCAACCCAACTCCATTTTTActaagttttaattattttacttgttctattaaaatattttagtaacaaataaaattatttttctctttattatgGCTATATATAACATCTCAAATTAAAAACTTTTTGACAAGATTCTTAATGAGTTAagctaaaatattttgacaatatTTTTCATGAGTTAAGCCAACTTTTAATGGGTTGAAATGAGTTGAACTAATAAATGACTGGGTCAATAACCAGTCAATAACCTAAATAAATTGTGCGGGTTGGGTTTGATTTTTCCACCCCTAGGGGTAAAGTCGACAGATTGAAATTCACTAGATATTATTTTTGGTCAAGTATTAGTAAATGAAGTTGATTGATAGTTTTTCcgataaaaaaaatagacacCTAGTGAAATAGTTGAGATACTCATAAACTTATTTAAAACATGGATATcgctataaaaaatataaaataaaaataaaattgtaaatCCAAAATCGTTAAGTCATCCTACTAATTTTTGTAGCTATAAGAGCAAATTCAATTTTGACTTAAATTATCCATAACAAAAGCCTTCACTCAAAGCTTATCGTCTGTCATTCTTGAAGATAAGGAGAACATAATTAACataaaaggaatttttttaCGAATCAAATcacaattttattaaaattttaagtcCCTTTCAGGAACATtccataaaattaaaatgataaaaagaaatatgatCACCATATAATGATAACCCTCATAAATTGAGAATTAACTATTAGCTGAAACAGCAACAATCATCAAAGATGGAAGAAAATCACTTACTTTACTATGAAAAATGCACTCCAATAGCTTCCTTTGTAGGAGAGtttcaattttctctttttGCACCGGAAGCAAAAGATCTGACAAAAGTAAAGtataaaagagaagaaaatagagGAGAGTTAAGGAGGACTATTTGTAGACATGTTCATGACACTTGCCAACAACTTTCACTTAAATCAAAGGCGTTACAAATCTTACTTTGTACTCTTTTGAAGTTTGTGGGCATGGAAAACTCCGCCTCTAACTAtctcttaattaatttttttaactaaaattaatatttcatTTTTCTAAAGATAATATTCTACTTATTTGTAATGACATGCCCTATAGTTATGGTATTTTAAAACCATAGCATTTGTAATGGAGTCAATCCTTTCCGACCTGACTTCGCTAGATAGTCTAGCATCCTTAGACTCAGCCCTATTATTTTTCCCCTTAAATCTAGTTAAACATTTAGAGATGTATACAAAACAAAACACACAACACGCACATGAATCGCTTCTCAACTTTGTATTCAAACTCGTTCCACAAAAAATCACAAAACACTTAATCTACAAAATTCGATCAAAAGTCAATCTGCCTGTGACAAGTCTATTTGTACCAATAAATAGACCATAGCACCCTATTACGTGTCAGGCACATGATCCTATCTTATCCAATTGACATCCCTAATTGATAGAcataatttaaattcaaattacaagtcttattaaaaaaatactgaCAAAGCCACAATCGATTACAAATTGAAAAACTACCCAAGTGTCCACACATGCACGAGGTACACACGGACAGCCTTCAAATCTGGGGTTCAAATTCACTTTTGTGTGTGCAACATTCCTACGTGCATGTACCGTGCACAAGTCCTACCCCATAGGGTCGTCTCAACAGGTTTGGGGGCCTAAAGGCAAACTTCATAAAAAGATCTTTTTTTTGCTGActatataaattgaataattataatatactcAAATGTAATCCTACAAAGAGGTCTGGAGAGGTAGGATATACATGGACATTATGAAGTAACAATATAAACAAtgtaaatttttaataaaaaaaatatataatataaataaaacctgacttgaaaatttgaaaagtttatATAATGATATCGAAATAATATTGCACTGAATTTGATAAGTtgatataattatattaaaatagtgttGATTAGTTTTAgtgcttgaaatttgaagaagataCCAAAAAATgacaagatttttaatgagttaagctaaaatattttgacaaaattttTCATGAGTAAAGCCATTTTGTAATGGGTTGGAATGAGTTGATCTAATAAATGGTCGGGTCAATAACCCACCCAAACTTAAATAAATTGAGCAGGTTCGGTTTGATTTTTCCACCCCCAGAGGTAAAGTTGACCGATTGACATTCactagataattttttttatttgtaaagtATTAGCAAATGAAGTTGATTGATAGTTTAtccaataaaaaatattaggcATCTAGTGAAATAGTTGAGATACTCATAAATTGGTTCAAAACATGAATATcgctataaaaaatataaaataaaaataaaattgtacatCCACAGTCGTTAAGTCATCCTACTAATTTTTATAGCTATAAAAGATAATTCAATTTTACCTTAAATTATCTGTAATAAACGCATTCACTCAATTATTTATCtaggattttaaaaaaaaaatagcttgATGTTAAGACGATAAAAAGCTTATCGCCGTTAATTCTTGGAGAGAAGGGGAATAAAActaacataaaagaaattattttacaaatcaaatcataattttattaaactttCAAGTCCCTTTCAGGACATTCCATAAAATTGAAGcgataaaaagaaatataatcaCCATATAAGGATAAACCTCATAAATCGAGAATTGACTATTAATTGAAACAGAAACAATCATCAAAGATAAGAGGAGGTCACTTACTTTACGATGAAAGATGCACTCCAATAGCTTTCTTTGTCGGAGAGtttcaattttctctctttgcACCGGAAGCAAATGATCCGAGAagagtaaaatataaaagagaagaaaatggaGAAGGAGAGTTTATTTGTAGACATGTTTATGACACTTGCCAATAATTTTTACTCAAATTAAAAGCGTTACAATTCTTACTTTGTactcttttaaaatttattatgcTTGGGAAACTCCGCCTctaatcattttttattttactttttttcttcttcttcgtccCCATTTTTCAACCATCATCTCCCAAACTTAAACTTTTTCCATGGAAAATAGATCCAATGGTGCTAATTAGTTAAAACAAAAACAACTAAAATTGTAGTAGATCAAACtataattaatttgatttatgAAAAAACATAGAATCAGTAGAGAAAAATAACTGAGAAAGATTGAACAAGATAAGTCTTGCATCTGAGTGAAGAACTAATCATAAACCCGAAAAGAAGTGTTTCATTGAGAAAATGATCTGGGTGGGGGAAGGGTGGGGGTTCGAATGGTGAGGGTGGTGGGGAAGATGATTTGAGTGGGGGAGAGGTTGGGGATTCGGGGGTGGGGGTAGTAGAGAAGACAATCTAGGGTGAGTTGTGTgttgttttttattttctttaattatttgaattttaaaaatgctAAATGTCATTGAGTGAttgacctttttttttctactcaaaattcattatttaagaattattttttgatatttatgccaCATATCCTCATTTAATTGCTACTTTGACACGTGCGGGTGTGTTGCACATACCTTACATATTTGGCTGATTATAAAAAAAGTATCAAATAACATAGCGGAGTATGACATGTGATgtttaaaataaacaaaatctaATTGATATGTCTAAGTAAAAATTGATTCCAACTTTAGATGGTTACCGATGAATTCCGCCTTAAAAAACTATGTGTAATGATTGCAAGGGTTTTAGTATTTTGTGATAACACGAGTGTTGTGAATATGATAGAGAACCCAATTCATCATAAGAGGACAAAACATGTTGATGTTAGTCATGAGAGATAATGTG
This window encodes:
- the LOC129887614 gene encoding ABSCISIC ACID-INSENSITIVE 5-like protein 1, whose product is MDVSEDESVGSFKVEPPKLQAGPSIASSSRQKNTPISPTQDKSNDKKMEDLLNSILGMEGNEVGSNSNLDEGLNFSYGGDQLIFEQAASDFNGNDQIAPARENGENLNSAGSEAAIAGNGRRRTATFEERILVEKRQRRMIKNRESAQRSRARKQAYTAELEAQVDRLRDDNEMLTLIVTQIATTRQEEEEKKKETTKAQCVTNKLKKLRRISSVTW